One Brassica napus cultivar Da-Ae chromosome C4, Da-Ae, whole genome shotgun sequence genomic region harbors:
- the LOC125586287 gene encoding uncharacterized protein LOC125586287: protein MEKQIPVFDGDDHEIWSIKMRTLLMARDLWDVVERGVSVEKNLKTKDMKALHMLQMSVTDSLFLRIARATSSKQAWEILKEEFGETDEIVSTKASNLRTKFRGMMMEEEETFVDYTKKLMEVVNQLKFYGSDTSDKEVIRKIYRSLPSKFDSMVNSMRVENFTLTRVVCVLREVECDHDDHVKREASHNHNKRRRQ, encoded by the coding sequence ATGGAGAAGCAAATTCCGGTTTTTGATGGAGACGACCATGAGATTTGGAGCATAAAGATGAGGACTCTTTTGATGGCCCGTGACCTGTGGGATGTTGTAGAGCGTGGAGTCTCTGTAGAGAAAAATCTGAAAACCAAGGACATGAAGGCTCTTCATATGCTGCAAATGTCGGTAACAGACTCTCTTTTTCTCCGGATAGCAAGAGCCACATCGTCAAAGCAAGCGTGGGAGATTCTTAAGGAAGAATTTGGAGAGACCGATGAGATTGTGAGTACGAAAGCGAGCAATCTTAGGACCAAGTTTAGAGGAATGATGATGGAGGAGGAGGAAACCTTTGTTGATTATACTAAAAAGTTGATGGAGGTTGTGAATCAGCTTAAGTTCTATGGGTCTGACACTTCTGATAAGGAAGTCATCCGTAAGATATATCGCAGCTTGCCCTCAAAGTTTGATAGTATGGTCAACTCCATGCGCGTTGAAAATTTTACACTCACTAGAGTTGTTTGCGTCCTGCGAGAGGTGGAATGCGACCACGATGACCATGTGAAGAGAGAAGCTTCGCACAACCACAACAAGAGAAGGAGGCAGTAG
- the LOC125586119 gene encoding uncharacterized protein LOC125586119 gives MGIRLEATVDVVIRTHRPRRHRVEIFNELEDHIEPMKERGLVERDDIKLWRRGDKYKSTFSSKETWKLTRVPRAKMNWSNGIWFAFNTPKYSFIAWLAMLNRLATGDMIQQWNTQHTSFCVFCNDLMESRDHLFFVCKFSEEVWKGLTQNLLAMRYTCQWDQVIPMRCLIKTELFIVRYVFQASLYAIWRERNQRKHGEGPMTPGHVIKMVDKNVHNRLSSIRDKAHTGGLSLWFGTR, from the coding sequence ATGGGTATACGACTGGAAGCAACAGTTGATGTAGTCATCAGAACGCATCGACCAAGGAGGCACAGGGTGGAGATATTTAATGAGCTTGAGGATCACATAGAGCCCATGAAGGAGAGAGGACTGGTGGAACGTGATGATATTAAGTTGTGGAGGAGAGGAGATAAATACAAATCAACTTTCAGCTCTAAGGAAACTTGGAAACTGACAAGAGTGCCTCGAGCAAAGATGAATTGGAGCAATGGGATCTGGTTCGCTTTTAATACACCTAAATACTCTTTCATAGCTTGGCTTGCAATGCTCAACAGACTTGCAACAGGAGACATGATTCAACAATGGAACACTCAACACACCAGCTTTTGTGTGTTCTGCAATGATCTGATGGAGTCAAGAGATCATCTTTTCTTCGTATGCAAATTTTCAGAGGAGGTTTGGAAAGGTTTAACCCAGAACCTGTTAGCTATGCGCTATACCTGCCAATGGGACCAAGTTATACCAATGCGCTGCTTGATCAAAACAGAGCTTTTTATTGTGAGATATGTGTTCCAAGCATCTTTGTATGCTATATGGAGGGAACGCAATCAACGTAAGCATGGAGAAGGACCAATGACACCAGGACATGTAATCAAAATGGTGGACAAGAACGTTCACAACAGGCTCTCTTCCATTCGTGATAAGGCGCACACGGGTGGTTTATCCCTTTGGTTTGGAACTAGATAG
- the LOC106440928 gene encoding COP1-interactive protein 1, with product MRKHRFRETLKSFFEPHFDHEKGEMLKGTKSEMDKKVKKILGMVESGDMDEDKSKRQVVSELVNEFYNAYQTLYRKYDDLTGEIKKKVHGKGESSSSSSSDSDSDDSSKKKTKRNGKVGKDVESVTDGQTEAANLEIADLKKKLATSVEEKAAVDSELEAALVKLKESEEIIRNLKLETEKLEGEKTTAMSDNRELHQKLEAAGKTETDLSQTLEDVKKERDQLQTEIDNGIKRFQEAEKVAEDWKTTSDQLKDEVANFKQQLEASEKRVSDLTRGMDSAGEENRSLSLKVSEISGEIQQAQNTIQELTSELGEMKEKYKAKDSEHSSLVELHETHEKESSSQVKELEARVESSEKMIGDLNQNLNNAEEEKKLLSQRVSEISHEIQEAQNTIKELMSESEPLKESHSVKDREMFGLRDIHETHQRESSTRTSELEAQLESSEKRVSDLNTSLQSAEEENKAISSKNVKTLDKLEQAQKTIHELMAELGELKNRHEEKENELSSLLEVHEAHQRDSTSRVKELVAVVDSAEQQVADMKQSLDSAEEEKKLLSQKISEISKQIQEAQNTIQELTSESEQLKESHSVKEREFSGLRDIHETHQRESSTRTSELEAQLKSSEQRVSELSASLNVAEEESKSMSSKILETTDKLEEAQIKVQELMAELAESKDVHIQKESELSTLLEVHEAHKRDSSTRVKELETLVESTEQRNKDLNQSLNNAEEEKKLLSQQISDMSYEIKQVENTIQELMSESGQLKESHSEKDKELLILRDIHENHQRDSSTQLRDLEAQLKSSEQRVSDLNESLKIAEEENKSMSTKISDTSGELERVQITLQELTVESSKLKEQLAEKEAELLHLTEKESKSQLQIKELGATVATLELELQSVRARTLDLETEIAGQTTEVEQLEAQNREMVARISELEKTMTERGTELSALTQKLEDKEKQSSSTTESLTAEIDGLRARLESLSAQKEESEKLMESEGDEASMQIKGLEDEIDDLGQKVVSLESQKAELEIQLERKSEEISEYMSQITNLREEITSKVKDHDNILEERNGLSEKIKGLEVEIETLQKQRSELDEELRTKTQEILQMQDKINKASADTVALTEQINSLQHELESLQVKKSETESELDREKQEKSDLSNQITDVKKALVEQEAAYNTLGDEHRQIKELLKEREEALNKLTEDHKEAQRLLEETGNEITSRDSAIAGHEETMESLRNELEMKGEEIETLMEKISNLEVKLRLSNQKLRVTEQVLAEKEEAFRREEVKHLEEQAVLEKSLTVTHETYRGMMKEIAEKVNTTLDVFQSMSGKFTEKQGKYEKTVMEVSKLLWTATNWVIERNHEKEKMKKEMERKEEEIKKLEEKVREDEKEKERKDEEIKKLGEKVREDEKVKERKEDEIKKLGEKVREDEKEKERKEEEIKKLGEKLIEDEKEKERMKETLVGLGEEKREAIRQLCVWIDHHRGRCEYLEEVLSKTVVGRGQRRSQRA from the exons atgaGAAAGCATCGGTTTAGAGAGACATTGAAGTCTTTCTTTGAGCCTCATTTTGATCATGAGAAAGGCGAAATGCTCAAAGGAACTAAATCTG AAATGGATAAAAAGGTGAAGAAAATCTTGGGAATGGTTGAGAGTGGAGACATGGACGAAGATAAGTCTAAAAGACAAGTGGTTTCAGAGTTAGTGAATGAATTCTACAACGCTTACCAGACTCTATATCGCAAGTACGATGATCTAACAGGAGAGATTAAGAAAAAGGTCCACGGGAAAGGAGAAAGCTCTTCATCATCGAGCTCAGACTCGGATTCTGACGATTCTTCGAAGAAGAAGACCAAGAGAAACGGAAAAGTAGGGAAAGATGTAGAGTCTGTAACAGATGGACAAACCGAAGCTGCTAATCTTGAAATTGCTGATCTGAAGAAAAAGTTGGCAACGAGCGTTGAAGAAAAAGCAGCAGTAGATTCTGAGCTCGAAGCAGCTTTGGTGAAGTTAAAAGAATCAGAAGAGATCATCAGAAATTTGAAACTCGAAACTGAGAAGTTAGAGGGCGAAAAGACAACAGCTATGAGTGATAACAGAGAACTACATCAGAAACTGGAAGCTGCGGGAAAAACAGAAACTGATCTGAGCCAGACGTTAGAAGATGTgaaaaaggaaagagatcaaCTGCAAACTGAGATAGACAATGGTATCAAAAGATTCCAAGAAGCTGAAAAAGTTGCAGAAGACTGGAAAACAACGAGTGATCAGCTCAAAGATGAAGTTGCTAATTTCAAGCAGCAGCTAGAAGCATCAGAAAAGCGAGTTTCGGATCTGACCCGGGGAATGGATAGTGCAGGGGAAGAGAACAGATCTCTATCCTTGAAAGTTTCAGAGATTTCAGGTGAGATCCAACAGGCACAGAACACCATACAAGAACTAACTTCCGAACTGGGAGAGATGAAAGAAAAATACAAGGCAAAAGACAGTGAGCATTCTAGTTTGGTGGAGTTACACGAGACCCATGAGAAAGAATCATCGAGCCAAGTGAAAGAGTTAGAAGCACGAGTAGAATCATCAGAGAAAATGATTGGAGATTTGAACCAAAACCTGAATAAtgcagaggaagagaagaaactGCTCTCCCAGAGAGTCTCGGAAATCTCTCACGAGATTCAAGAGGCGCAGAACACCATAAAAGAACTCATGTCTGAGTCTGAACCGTTGAAAGAGAGCCACAGTGTGAAAGACAGAGAAATGTTCGGTTTGAGGGACATCCATGAGACTCATCAGAGAGAATCATCCACTCGCACGAGTGAATTAGAAGCTCAGCTGGAATCCTCAGAGAAGCGGGTCTCAGATTTGAATACGAGTCTGCAGTCTGCAGAGGAAGAAAACAAAGCCATCTCCTCGAAAAATGTGAAAACTCTAGACAAGCTAGAACAGGCGCAGAAGACGATACATGAACTCATGGCTGAGTTGGGAGAGTTGAAAAACCGACATGAAGAGAAAGAGAATGAGCTTTCTAGTTTGTTGGAGGTACATGAGGCACATCAGAGAGATTCAACAAGTCGAGTGAAAGAATTAGTAGCAGTGGTGGATTCAGCAGAGCAACAGGTTGCAGATATGAAACAGAGTTTGGACAGTGCAGAGGAAGAGAAAAAGCTGTTATCTCAGAAAATATCAGAAATCTCCAAACAGATTCAAGAGGCGCAGAACACCATACAAGAACTCACTTCTGAGTCTGAACAGTTGAAAGAGAGCCACAGTGTGAAAGAAAGAGAATTTTCTGGTTTGAGGGACATCCACGAGACTCATCAGAGAGAATCATCCACTCGCACGAGTGAGTTAGAAGCTCAGCTGAAATCATCGGAACAGCGGGTCTCAGAGTTGAGTGCGAGTCTGAATGTTGCAGAGGAAGAAAGCAAGTCCATGTCCTCGAAGATCTTAGAAACTACAGACAAGCTAGAGGAGGCACAGATCAAGGTACAAGAACTAATGGCTGAATTGGCAGAATCGAAAGATGTACACATACAAAAAGAGAGTGAGCTTTCTACTTTGTTGGAGGTACACGAGGCACATAAGAGAGATTCATCAACTCGAGTGAAAGAATTAGAAACTCTGGTGGAATCAACAGAGCAACGAAATAAAGATTTGAACCAGAGCCTGAACAATGctgaggaggagaagaagctgTTATCTCAGCAAATTTCAGATATGTCGTATGAGATCAAGCAGGTGGAGAACACCATACAAGAACTCATGTCTGAGTCTGGACAGTTAAAAGAGAGCCACAGTGAGAAAGACAAGGAACTTCTCATTTTGAGGGATATCCATGAGAATCATCAGAGAGATTCATCCACTCAACTAAGAGATTTAGAAGCGCAACTGAAGTCATCTGAACAAAGGGTTTCTGATCTGAATGAAAGTCTGAAGATTGCAGAGGAAGAAAACAAATCCATGTCCACTAAAATCTCAGATACTTCAGGGGAGCTCGAAAGGGTACAGATAACGTTACAGGAACTCACAGTTGAGTCTAGCAAACTGAAAGAACAGCTTGCTGAGAAAGAAGCAGAACTTTTGCATCTGACCGAGAAGGAAAGCAAATCACAGTTGCAGATAAAAGAACTAGGAGCAACAGTAGCGACCCTTGAGTTGGAGCTACAGTCAGTTCGTGCCCGTACCCTAGATCTTGAGACAGAAATTGCTGGACAGACCACTGAAGTTGAGCAACTAGAAGCGCAAAATAGAGAAATGGTTGCTAGAATCTCTGAACTTGAGAAGACAATGACCGAGAGAGGAACTGAACTCTCTGCTTTAACACAAAAACTTGAGGATAAGGAGAAGCAATCATCCTCCACAACTGAGAGTTTGACAGCTGAGATCGACGGCCTAAGAGCTAGACTAGAGTCACTGTCTGCTCAAAAAGAAGAGTCAGAGAAGCTAATGGAGAGCGAAGGCGATGAAGCCTCAATGCAGATTAAGGGTTTGGAGGATGAGATCGATGATCTGGGCCAGAAAGTGGTCTCACTTGAAAGCCAGAAAGCAGAACTAGAGATCCAACTTGAGAGGAAGTCCGAGGAGATCTCTGAATATATGAGTCAGATTACAAATCTAAGAGAGGAGATCACAAGCAAGGTCAAAGATCATGATAATATTCTAGAAGAAAGAAATGGTTTATCTGAGAAAATCAAGGGTCTTGAAGTTGAGATAGAGACTCTACAGAAACAGAGAAGTGAGCTTGACGAGGAGCTAAGAACTAAAACACAAGAGATCCTTCAAATGCAGGATAAGATAAACAAAGCCTCTGCTGATACAGTGGCGTTAACAGAACAGATCAACAGTCTGCAGCATGAACTTGAATCTCTGCAGGTGAAGAAGAGTGAAACCGAATCAGAGCTTGATAGAGAGAAGCAAGAGAAATCAGATTTGTCTAATCAGATCACCGATGTCAAAAAAGCATTGGTAGAGCAAGAAGCTGCTTACAATACCTTGGGAGATGAACACAGACAGATCAAAGAACTGTTAAAAGAACGTGAGGAAGCACTTAATAAGCTAACGGAGGATCACAAAGAAGCCCAAAGATTATTGGAGGAGACAGGAAACGAAATAACATCTAGAGATTCTGCAATCGCAGGTCATGAAGAGACAATGGAGAGTTTACGTAACGAGCTGGAAATGAAAGGAGAAGAGATAGAAACTCTCATGGAGAAGATCAGTAACCTCGAGGTTAAGCTACGTTTATCGAACCAGAAACTGAGGGTCACCGAACAGGTGCTAGCAGAGAAAGAGGAAGCTTTCAGGAGAGAAGAAGTTAAGCACTTAGAGGAACAAGCAGTGCTTGAGAAAAGCCTCACGGTGACTCATGAGACTTATCGAGGTATGATGAAAGAGATAGCAGAGAAAGTGAACACAACACTAGATGTCTTTCAATCAATGTCGGGAAAATTCACGGAGAAGCAGGGGAAGTACGAGAAAACGGTAATGGAGGTATCTAAATTGCTGTGGACTGCTACGAATTGGGTGATAGAGAGGAATCacgagaaggagaagatgaagaaagagatggagaggAAAGAAGAGGAAATAAAGAAGCTTGAAGAGAAAGTaagagaagatgaaaaggagaaagagaggaaAGACGAGGAGATAAAGAAACTTGGAGAAAAGGTAAGAGAAGATGAAAAGGTGAAGGAGAGGAAAGAAGATGAAATAAAGAAGCTTGGAGAAAAAGTaagagaagatgaaaaggaGAAGGAAAGGAAAGAAGAGGAAATAAAGAAGCTTGGAGAAAAATTAATAGAAGATGAAAAGGAGAAGGAGAGGATGAAGGAGACTTTGGTTGGACTTggagaagagaaaagagaagcAATAAGGCAGTTATGTGTGTGGATCGATCACCACAGAGGTCGCTGTGAATATCTTGAAGAGGTTTTGTCTAAGACTGTTGTGGGTCGAGGGCAAAGACGGTCGCAGCGAGCCTAA